A stretch of the Streptomyces ortus genome encodes the following:
- a CDS encoding zinc-dependent alcohol dehydrogenase, whose translation MDRSARAFWLSSPGRGELRDTHLPEPAEGEVVVRTLFSGVSRGTETLVFRGGVPESQYTAMRAPFQEGDFPGPVKYGYLNVGTVEEGPAELLGRTVFCLYPHQSRYVVPASAVTPVPENVPASRAVLAGTVETAVNALWDAAPLIGDRISVVGAGMVGASVAALLARYPAARVQLVDADPAREEIARALGIDFALPQDAAGDRDLVVHASATEAGLSRALELLAPEGTVLELSWYGDRKVTLPLGEAFHSRRLTVRSSQVGSVSPARSSRRTYADRLALALELLADPAFDALITGECAFEDLPGAMAGLTTGETTAMCHLVRYDADPRKP comes from the coding sequence ATGGACCGCTCCGCCCGCGCCTTCTGGCTCAGCTCTCCCGGCCGTGGCGAACTCCGGGACACCCACCTGCCGGAACCCGCCGAGGGGGAGGTCGTGGTCCGCACGCTCTTCTCCGGTGTGAGCCGCGGCACGGAGACGCTCGTCTTCCGCGGAGGGGTCCCGGAGAGCCAGTACACCGCCATGCGGGCGCCCTTCCAGGAGGGCGACTTCCCCGGACCCGTCAAGTACGGCTACCTGAACGTCGGAACGGTGGAGGAGGGTCCCGCCGAACTCCTCGGACGGACCGTCTTCTGTCTCTATCCGCACCAGAGCCGCTACGTCGTCCCCGCGAGCGCCGTCACCCCCGTGCCCGAGAACGTGCCCGCCTCGCGTGCCGTGCTGGCCGGCACGGTGGAGACCGCCGTCAACGCCCTCTGGGACGCGGCCCCCCTGATCGGCGACCGGATCTCCGTCGTCGGGGCGGGCATGGTCGGCGCGAGCGTCGCCGCGCTGCTGGCCCGGTACCCCGCCGCCCGCGTCCAGCTGGTCGACGCCGACCCGGCGCGCGAGGAGATCGCACGGGCCCTGGGCATCGACTTCGCGCTCCCGCAGGACGCCGCCGGGGACCGCGACCTGGTCGTCCACGCGAGCGCCACCGAGGCCGGGCTCTCCCGCGCGCTCGAACTCCTCGCCCCTGAAGGGACGGTCCTCGAACTGAGCTGGTACGGCGACCGGAAGGTCACCCTGCCGCTCGGTGAGGCGTTCCACTCCCGCCGCCTCACCGTCCGCAGCAGCCAGGTCGGCTCCGTCTCGCCCGCCAGGAGTTCCCGCCGCACCTACGCCGACCGGCTCGCCCTCGCCCTGGAACTCCTCGCCGACCCCGCCTTCGACGCCCTGATCACGGGCGAGTGCGCCTTCGAGGACCTGCCCGGGGCGATGGCCGGGCTCACCACCGGCGAGACGACCGCGATGTGCCACCTGGTGCGCTACGACGCCGACCCGAGGAAGCCGTAG
- a CDS encoding helix-turn-helix domain-containing protein, producing the protein MNGTNVLGEFLRARRALVRPQDAGIRGGGLRRVPGLRREEVAMLSGISADYYLRLEQGRDRNPSLQVLEALADVLQLDADATAHLIALAQVRPSQAHRAGAAAGRGAAHRPQTVPPDILQLMEAWPNVPAYVENKFTDVLAANALAQALSPNHAPGSNIMRAVLLDPSERELRRDWDQLTEAGVAALRANVGPDVDDPRLVELVGELSVRSERFRQLWGRHDVHPKQSRVLRLRHPKVGDFELYASKLGIVGADGLVLKVFQAAPGSRDAELLAILGSLTASGEADRDPAGSESRRAVEDQ; encoded by the coding sequence ATGAACGGCACGAACGTCCTCGGAGAGTTCCTGCGCGCCCGCCGGGCCCTGGTGCGGCCACAGGACGCCGGTATCCGCGGCGGTGGGCTGCGGCGCGTCCCGGGCCTGCGCCGCGAGGAGGTCGCGATGCTCTCCGGCATCAGCGCCGACTACTACTTGCGCCTGGAACAGGGCCGCGACCGCAATCCCTCGCTCCAGGTGCTCGAAGCCCTGGCCGACGTCCTCCAGCTGGACGCCGACGCCACCGCACACCTGATCGCTCTGGCCCAGGTCCGGCCCTCCCAGGCGCACAGGGCGGGTGCCGCCGCCGGTCGCGGGGCCGCACACCGGCCCCAGACCGTGCCGCCCGACATCCTCCAGCTCATGGAGGCCTGGCCGAACGTGCCCGCCTACGTCGAGAACAAGTTCACCGACGTGCTGGCCGCCAACGCGCTGGCCCAGGCCCTGTCCCCGAACCACGCTCCCGGCAGCAACATCATGCGGGCCGTCCTCCTCGACCCGAGCGAACGGGAGCTGCGCCGGGACTGGGACCAACTGACCGAGGCGGGGGTCGCCGCGCTGCGGGCCAATGTCGGGCCCGACGTCGACGATCCCCGCCTGGTGGAACTCGTGGGCGAGCTGTCCGTACGCAGTGAGCGCTTCCGGCAGCTGTGGGGCCGCCACGACGTGCACCCCAAGCAGTCACGTGTCCTGCGGCTGCGGCATCCGAAGGTCGGCGACTTCGAGCTGTACGCCAGCAAACTGGGCATCGTCGGGGCGGACGGTCTGGTCCTGAAGGTCTTCCAGGCCGCGCCGGGCAGCCGGGACGCCGAACTGCTCGCCATCCTGGGGAGCTTGACGGCGTCCGGCGAGGCGGACCGGGACCCGGCCGGCTCCGAGAGCCGCCGGGCCGTGGAGGACCAGTGA
- a CDS encoding CDP-alcohol phosphatidyltransferase family protein, whose amino-acid sequence MALNNTYDARLLQQETAVGAGVQLLLLTVLGTAIGLGPAGWLTGLTFGLATWAVLSRALHRTRPRSFGAANRVTLGRATLVGGVTALVADSFQSPPPVTVLVALTAMALILDAVDGKVARRTGSSTALGARFDMEVDAFLILVLSVYVATTVGPWALVIGGMRYAFVAAARFLPWLNNALPPSTARKTVAALQGVLLLLAGSGILPYALTFGVVALALALLTWSFGRDIGWLWHTRSPAGGDVAPTEVDLVLEPAAVGAP is encoded by the coding sequence GTGGCCCTGAACAACACGTACGACGCGAGGCTCTTGCAGCAGGAGACGGCCGTGGGAGCGGGCGTACAGCTGCTGCTGCTGACTGTGCTCGGCACGGCGATCGGCCTGGGCCCCGCAGGGTGGCTCACCGGGCTGACGTTCGGACTCGCGACCTGGGCGGTGCTCTCACGCGCCCTGCACCGCACGCGGCCCCGCTCCTTCGGAGCCGCCAACCGTGTGACGCTCGGCCGGGCGACCCTGGTCGGCGGGGTGACCGCCCTGGTCGCCGACTCCTTCCAGAGCCCGCCGCCGGTCACGGTCCTGGTGGCGCTCACCGCGATGGCCCTGATCCTCGACGCGGTCGACGGCAAGGTCGCCCGGCGCACCGGCTCCTCCACGGCGCTGGGGGCGCGCTTCGACATGGAGGTCGACGCGTTCCTCATCCTGGTGCTCAGCGTGTACGTCGCCACGACGGTGGGGCCGTGGGCCCTCGTCATCGGCGGTATGCGGTACGCGTTCGTGGCCGCCGCCAGGTTCCTGCCCTGGCTGAACAACGCGCTCCCGCCGAGCACCGCGCGCAAGACGGTGGCCGCGCTGCAGGGAGTCCTGCTGCTCCTCGCGGGCTCGGGAATCCTCCCGTACGCCCTGACGTTCGGGGTCGTCGCCCTGGCGCTGGCCCTGCTGACCTGGTCGTTCGGGCGGGACATCGGGTGGCTGTGGCACACGCGGAGTCCTGCCGGGGGCGACGTGGCGCCGACCGAGGTGGACCTCGTCCTGGAGCCGGCGGCGGTGGGTGCGCCCTAG
- a CDS encoding TetR/AcrR family transcriptional regulator, with the protein MSAQSFPVSEIVATRRPHRKDAARNYDALLAAAREAFAEHGAEASLEDIARRAGVGIGTLYRNFPTRRHLFESLYAGEVESLCEVAREVADLEPWEALTTWLDRFAGYMVTKRAVLEALNNESAIFVTCRESMYAAGTPLFERAQRAGEARTDMTFSDLLRMVAGITATTYDDDTQRDRVMSIALDGVRATR; encoded by the coding sequence GTGAGCGCCCAGTCGTTCCCCGTCAGCGAGATCGTCGCGACCCGGCGACCCCACCGCAAGGACGCGGCGCGCAACTACGACGCGCTGCTCGCCGCCGCCCGCGAGGCCTTCGCGGAGCACGGCGCGGAAGCCTCCCTGGAGGACATCGCCCGTCGCGCGGGCGTCGGCATCGGCACGCTCTACCGCAACTTCCCCACCCGCAGACACCTCTTCGAGAGCCTGTACGCAGGCGAGGTCGAGTCGCTGTGCGAGGTCGCCCGCGAGGTCGCGGACCTGGAACCGTGGGAGGCGCTGACAACCTGGCTGGACCGGTTCGCCGGGTACATGGTGACCAAGCGGGCCGTGCTGGAGGCCCTGAACAACGAGTCGGCCATCTTCGTCACCTGCCGCGAGTCGATGTACGCGGCCGGCACCCCGCTGTTCGAGCGGGCCCAGCGTGCCGGCGAGGCCCGTACGGACATGACGTTCTCGGACCTGCTGCGCATGGTCGCGGGCATCACCGCGACGACCTACGACGACGACACCCAGCGCGACCGCGTCATGTCCATCGCCCTGGACGGCGTACGCGCCACCCGCTGA
- a CDS encoding oxidoreductase, with amino-acid sequence MTDVTGPLPGSTLTLADDLTLTRMGYGAMQLAGPNAFGPPRDRDEAVAVLREAVERGITHIDTSDFYGPYVVNEIIKEALYPYPDDLRIVTKVGARRGDDGAWIFAREPEQLKAQVRENLQRLGVAALDVVNLRVGSVEGTDEEPLSDQFGALAELREQGLIRHLGVSSVSAAQLTEAQAIAPVVTVQNLYNLANRQDDALVERCAAEGIAFAPFFPLGGFSPLQSSILTDVAARLEASPQQVALAWLLQRSPSIVLIPGTSSRAHLRENIAAADLILPDEEIAELDKIA; translated from the coding sequence ATGACGGACGTGACCGGACCGCTCCCCGGCTCCACCCTGACCCTGGCCGACGACCTGACCCTCACCCGCATGGGGTACGGGGCCATGCAGCTGGCGGGCCCCAACGCGTTCGGGCCGCCCAGGGACCGGGACGAGGCCGTCGCGGTGCTGCGGGAGGCCGTCGAGCGGGGCATCACCCACATCGACACCAGTGACTTCTACGGGCCCTACGTGGTCAACGAGATCATCAAGGAGGCCCTGTACCCCTACCCCGACGACCTGCGCATCGTGACCAAGGTCGGCGCCCGCCGCGGCGACGACGGCGCCTGGATCTTCGCGCGGGAACCCGAGCAGCTCAAGGCCCAGGTCCGGGAGAACCTCCAGCGCCTCGGCGTGGCGGCCCTCGACGTGGTGAACCTGCGCGTCGGGTCCGTCGAGGGCACGGACGAGGAGCCGCTGAGCGACCAGTTCGGCGCACTCGCCGAGCTGCGCGAGCAGGGGCTGATCCGGCACCTCGGCGTCAGCTCGGTCTCGGCCGCCCAACTGACCGAGGCGCAGGCCATCGCACCGGTCGTCACCGTGCAGAACCTCTACAACCTGGCCAACCGCCAGGACGACGCGCTCGTCGAGCGGTGCGCGGCGGAGGGGATCGCGTTCGCGCCGTTCTTCCCGCTCGGCGGCTTCAGCCCGCTTCAGTCGTCGATCCTGACGGACGTCGCCGCGCGACTGGAGGCGTCACCCCAGCAGGTGGCCCTCGCCTGGCTGCTGCAGCGCTCGCCGTCGATCGTCCTGATCCCGGGTACGTCGTCGCGGGCGCACCTCCGCGAGAACATCGCGGCGGCGGACCTGATCCTCCCGGACGAGGAGATCGCCGAGCTGGACAAGATCGCGTAA
- a CDS encoding sensor histidine kinase, with product MTLMDSFAGRRVPPAVTDAGLALLFTAGAFVPLAPLPSAAPQLRTPDALFFVLALLSALPLAVHRRFPLPVLLVMTAAVAAIQARHYIPHLSGPQGTSIGPSYLGVATAVLLTARRGTPRTATLVVAVVIPAAAVTEAVLAPDGHRIATLLADSVLLVGAWALGRLTRARAAIRDQALERAAALERAQEANARAAVMEERARIARELHDIVAHNVSLMVVQTIAADRIQDRDGDKAHELHGTIEETGRATVTELRRLLDVLRTEDEADADPSKEPPQPTVEALPALVDAVRAAGLTVDFTTTGTPAELPAGSHLTVYRIVQEGLTNTLKHAGHTHAELTVAWERRHRRLTVRLCDDGPRPGEGAPPRPAGLPDGPGHGLLGMRERIGAVGGSLHTGPRPGGGFCVHAVVPLPAPPQTQTQTQTQRQSQSSAPDDPSYDISGHYEGHPPHADHPRPAGR from the coding sequence ATGACCCTGATGGACTCGTTCGCCGGACGGCGCGTGCCCCCCGCCGTCACGGACGCGGGTCTGGCCCTGCTCTTCACCGCGGGGGCGTTCGTGCCGCTCGCGCCGCTGCCGTCCGCCGCGCCCCAGCTGCGCACCCCGGACGCCCTGTTCTTCGTACTCGCCCTGCTGTCCGCACTGCCGCTGGCCGTCCACCGGCGGTTCCCCCTGCCGGTGCTGCTGGTCATGACGGCGGCGGTGGCCGCGATCCAGGCACGGCACTACATCCCGCACCTGTCGGGTCCACAGGGCACCTCCATCGGGCCCTCCTACCTGGGCGTGGCCACGGCCGTCCTGCTGACCGCCCGGCGGGGCACGCCCAGGACGGCCACCCTGGTCGTGGCCGTCGTCATCCCGGCCGCGGCCGTCACCGAGGCGGTCCTCGCCCCGGACGGGCACCGCATCGCCACCCTGCTGGCGGATTCCGTGCTGCTGGTCGGCGCCTGGGCGCTCGGCCGGCTGACCCGGGCCCGCGCCGCCATCCGCGACCAGGCACTGGAGCGGGCCGCCGCGCTCGAACGCGCGCAGGAGGCCAACGCGCGCGCCGCCGTCATGGAGGAGCGGGCCCGCATCGCCCGGGAGCTGCACGACATCGTGGCGCACAACGTCAGCCTGATGGTCGTCCAGACGATCGCCGCCGACCGGATCCAGGACCGCGACGGCGACAAGGCCCACGAACTGCACGGCACGATCGAGGAGACGGGCCGGGCGACCGTCACCGAGCTGCGCAGACTCCTCGACGTGCTCCGTACGGAGGACGAGGCGGACGCCGATCCGAGCAAGGAGCCGCCCCAGCCCACCGTGGAGGCGCTGCCCGCGCTGGTGGACGCGGTGCGCGCGGCGGGCCTCACCGTGGACTTCACGACGACCGGGACACCCGCCGAGCTGCCGGCCGGCTCGCATCTGACCGTCTACCGGATCGTGCAGGAGGGCCTCACCAACACGCTCAAGCACGCCGGGCACACCCACGCCGAACTGACCGTCGCCTGGGAGCGCAGGCACCGGCGGCTCACCGTCCGGCTCTGCGACGACGGGCCCCGGCCGGGCGAGGGGGCGCCGCCGCGCCCGGCCGGCCTGCCCGACGGACCCGGTCACGGACTGCTCGGCATGCGGGAACGCATCGGTGCCGTGGGCGGTTCGCTGCACACCGGCCCGCGTCCGGGCGGCGGTTTCTGCGTGCACGCCGTCGTACCGCTGCCGGCACCGCCCCAGACGCAGACGCAGACGCAGACGCAGAGACAGTCACAGTCATCGGCACCGGACGATCCCTCTTACGACATCTCAGGGCACTACGAAGGGCATCCCCCGCATGCAGACCATCCGCGTCCTGCTGGTCGATGA
- a CDS encoding 6-pyruvoyl trahydropterin synthase family protein, with amino-acid sequence MFSITVRDHLMIAHSFRGEVFGPAQRLHGATFLVDATFRRAELDDDNIVVDIGLATRELGEVVAEMNYRNLDNEPVFADTNTSTEFLAKVVADRLAERVEKGALGEGARGLAGITVTLHESHIAWASYERAL; translated from the coding sequence TTGTTCAGCATCACCGTCCGCGATCACCTGATGATCGCCCACAGCTTCCGTGGCGAGGTCTTCGGACCCGCGCAGCGACTGCACGGAGCGACGTTCCTCGTGGACGCCACGTTCCGCCGCGCCGAGCTGGACGACGACAACATCGTCGTCGACATCGGACTGGCCACCAGGGAACTGGGGGAGGTGGTGGCCGAGATGAACTACCGGAACCTCGACAACGAGCCGGTCTTCGCCGACACCAACACCTCCACGGAGTTCCTGGCGAAGGTCGTCGCCGACCGCCTCGCCGAGCGAGTGGAAAAGGGAGCACTGGGCGAAGGGGCCCGCGGGCTGGCCGGCATCACGGTCACCCTGCACGAGTCGCACATCGCCTGGGCGAGTTACGAGCGTGCCCTGTGA
- a CDS encoding MFS transporter: protein MPRKSTRLTFAVLATGAGVFSMLQSLIAPALPTVQHELHTSQSTATWVMTAYLLSASVFTPILGRVGDLIGKKRTLVAVLVTVLVGCLIAALAPTIGVLIVARVVQGIGGALFPLSFGIIRDEFAASRVSPSISNLSAVIAAGGGVGMVAAGPIVSALDYRWLFWLPVGVVAVTVLIAVRYVPESPGRAEGRVNWLGAILLSAWLVALLLPLSQATRWGWGSGRVIALFAAAVVLFVLWLLAEARSRSPLIDLKVMRLPAVWTTNTAALLFGAGMYSIWSFLPAFVQTPSSAGYGFGASVTASGLLMLPMLVAMFFSGILSGRLEPVVGAKKLLTTGAALGAVACGFLALWHDEQWQVAFVSGVFGLGIGLAFASMANLIVGSVPAEQTGAATGMNANIRTIGGSIGAAVTSVLVTGHLQSSGLPEASGYTHGFTLLALLLLGAALAALLVPVRHVRRIAGAPRATGDRGPDADLGVELDLARTNQETVAPAVRN, encoded by the coding sequence ATGCCCCGCAAGTCCACCCGCCTCACCTTCGCGGTCCTCGCGACCGGTGCGGGCGTCTTCTCCATGCTGCAGTCGCTGATCGCGCCGGCCCTGCCGACCGTCCAGCACGAACTGCACACCTCGCAGTCCACCGCCACCTGGGTGATGACGGCGTACCTGCTGTCGGCCTCGGTCTTCACGCCGATCCTCGGCCGGGTCGGCGACCTCATCGGCAAGAAGCGCACCCTCGTCGCCGTCCTGGTGACCGTGCTGGTCGGCTGTCTGATCGCCGCGCTCGCCCCGACCATCGGCGTACTGATCGTCGCCCGGGTAGTCCAGGGCATAGGCGGCGCGCTGTTCCCGCTGTCCTTCGGCATCATCCGTGACGAGTTCGCCGCGTCCCGGGTGAGCCCCAGCATCAGCAACCTGTCCGCCGTGATCGCCGCGGGCGGCGGTGTCGGCATGGTCGCGGCCGGTCCCATCGTGAGCGCGCTCGACTACCGGTGGCTGTTCTGGCTGCCCGTCGGAGTGGTCGCGGTGACCGTCCTCATCGCCGTTCGTTACGTGCCCGAGTCGCCCGGGCGGGCCGAGGGCCGGGTGAACTGGCTCGGCGCGATCCTGCTCTCGGCGTGGCTGGTGGCACTGCTGCTGCCGCTCAGCCAGGCGACCCGCTGGGGCTGGGGCTCGGGCCGGGTGATCGCCCTGTTCGCCGCCGCGGTCGTCCTCTTCGTCCTGTGGCTGCTCGCCGAGGCACGCTCCCGCTCGCCGCTCATCGACCTGAAGGTCATGCGACTGCCCGCCGTGTGGACCACCAACACCGCCGCGCTGCTGTTCGGCGCGGGCATGTACTCGATCTGGTCCTTCCTGCCCGCCTTCGTCCAGACACCCAGCTCCGCCGGATACGGATTCGGCGCGAGCGTGACCGCGTCCGGACTGCTCATGCTGCCGATGCTGGTCGCCATGTTCTTCTCGGGCATCCTGAGCGGCCGGCTGGAGCCGGTGGTGGGCGCCAAGAAGCTGCTCACGACCGGTGCCGCGCTCGGTGCGGTCGCCTGCGGATTCCTCGCCCTGTGGCACGACGAGCAGTGGCAGGTGGCCTTCGTGTCAGGCGTGTTCGGCCTCGGCATCGGCCTCGCGTTCGCCTCGATGGCCAACCTGATCGTGGGCAGCGTCCCGGCCGAGCAGACCGGCGCCGCGACCGGGATGAACGCCAACATCCGCACCATCGGGGGGTCCATCGGCGCCGCGGTCACCAGCGTCCTGGTCACCGGCCACCTGCAGTCCTCGGGTCTGCCGGAGGCCTCCGGCTACACCCACGGGTTCACCCTGCTGGCCCTGCTGCTCCTGGGCGCGGCACTGGCCGCGCTGCTCGTCCCGGTCCGGCACGTACGCCGTATCGCCGGCGCGCCCCGTGCCACCGGCGACCGGGGACCGGACGCGGACCTGGGCGTGGAGCTCGACCTGGCGCGTACGAACCAGGAGACCGTCGCCCCCGCCGTACGCAACTGA